The following proteins are encoded in a genomic region of Galbibacter sp. BG1:
- a CDS encoding DUF6364 family protein codes for MNTKLTLTIEREIIDRAKQYAKEKNRSLSDIIENYLKTITEKEKDSQKDLNPLVKSLKGSFKMPKDMDYKKELKNRLEKKYL; via the coding sequence ATGAACACAAAATTGACACTCACAATTGAACGGGAAATAATCGACCGGGCTAAGCAGTATGCCAAAGAAAAGAACAGAAGCTTGTCCGATATTATTGAAAATTACCTTAAGACTATCACTGAAAAGGAAAAAGATAGTCAAAAGGACCTTAATCCTCTGGTGAAGTCTTTAAAAGGTTCTTTTAAGATGCCAAAGGATATGGATTACAAAAAAGAGCTTAAAAATCGTCTGGAAAAAAAATATCTGTAA
- a CDS encoding PIN domain-containing protein, translating into MDKVLIDTDVIMDFFFDRKPFSKYASEVINLCAEKELKGFTTPVIISNVYSLLRKTATHTVVVEKIKQLLTIIDTVKMDKHVVLNALNSSFKDFEDALQNYAAIENSEIKIILTRNLKDFKKSELAVLTPETYIKGKASNSQ; encoded by the coding sequence ATGGACAAAGTTCTAATTGATACTGACGTAATCATGGATTTCTTTTTTGATAGAAAACCATTTTCAAAGTATGCTTCCGAAGTTATAAACCTTTGCGCAGAAAAAGAATTGAAAGGGTTTACCACACCTGTTATAATTTCCAATGTTTACTCTCTACTAAGAAAAACGGCAACGCACACGGTAGTGGTGGAAAAAATAAAACAACTTTTAACCATAATCGACACAGTTAAAATGGACAAACATGTTGTTTTAAACGCACTCAATTCTAGTTTCAAGGACTTTGAAGATGCACTTCAAAACTATGCTGCCATCGAAAATTCAGAAATAAAAATTATTCTCACTCGCAACTTGAAAGATTTCAAAAAAAGTGAGCTTGCCGTTTTAACCCCTGAAACTTACATCAAAGGAAAAGCAAGTAATTCTCAATAG
- a CDS encoding cysteine desulfurase has protein sequence MIDIQKIREDFPILKRKVNGYPLVYFDNAATSQTPQQVINCIVDYYSNYNANIHRGVHTLSQEATDKYEQARIKIQEHFNAKKAKEIIHTSGTTHAINLVANGFSTLLKEGDELIVSALEHHSNIVPWQMLCERTGAKLKVIPMSNDGELLMDAYAELLSDKTKLVFCNHISNALGVINPIEEIIEKAHAVGAAVLVDGAQACPHLKPDVQALDVDFYVASAHKMCGPTGVGILYGKEEWLSKLPPYQGGGEMIAEVTFEKTTYADLPHKFEAGTPNICGGIAFGAAIDYMNSIGFENILAYENELLAYGTEKLSEIDGLKIYGNTSKKASVISFNIEGIHPYDIGTIVDKLGIAVRTGHHCAQPIMDFFKIPGTVRASFAFYNTKEEIDGLVAAVKKAKMMLS, from the coding sequence ATGATCGATATACAGAAAATCCGGGAAGATTTTCCCATTTTAAAAAGAAAAGTGAACGGGTATCCATTGGTTTATTTCGACAATGCTGCCACATCCCAAACACCGCAACAGGTAATAAATTGTATTGTAGACTACTATTCTAATTATAACGCCAACATACACCGCGGCGTACACACGCTTTCCCAAGAAGCTACCGATAAATATGAGCAGGCGCGTATTAAAATTCAAGAACATTTTAACGCCAAGAAAGCCAAAGAAATTATTCATACTTCAGGAACTACTCACGCTATCAATTTAGTGGCTAATGGTTTTTCCACACTTTTAAAAGAAGGCGACGAACTTATTGTTTCTGCGCTAGAACACCACTCCAATATTGTGCCGTGGCAGATGCTTTGCGAACGTACGGGAGCCAAATTAAAGGTTATCCCAATGAGTAATGACGGTGAATTGCTTATGGATGCGTATGCTGAATTACTTTCTGATAAAACAAAACTGGTATTCTGTAACCATATCTCCAATGCTTTGGGGGTTATCAACCCAATTGAAGAAATTATTGAAAAAGCACATGCGGTTGGTGCCGCTGTTTTAGTGGATGGCGCACAAGCGTGTCCCCACCTAAAACCCGATGTTCAAGCGCTGGATGTAGATTTCTATGTGGCTTCTGCCCATAAAATGTGTGGCCCAACAGGTGTTGGTATCCTTTACGGAAAGGAAGAATGGCTCAGCAAATTACCTCCCTATCAAGGAGGTGGTGAAATGATTGCTGAAGTTACTTTTGAAAAAACTACATATGCCGACTTGCCACACAAATTTGAAGCGGGAACACCAAACATTTGCGGGGGAATTGCTTTTGGCGCTGCTATTGATTACATGAATAGCATTGGTTTTGAAAACATTCTGGCATACGAAAATGAATTACTTGCCTACGGAACTGAAAAACTAAGTGAAATAGACGGACTAAAAATTTACGGGAATACTAGCAAGAAAGCATCCGTAATTTCTTTTAATATTGAAGGTATTCATCCATACGATATTGGTACCATTGTTGACAAACTAGGTATTGCCGTGCGTACCGGCCATCATTGCGCCCAGCCTATAATGGATTTCTTTAAAATTCCGGGTACCGTTAGGGCGAGTTTTGCTTTTTACAATACCAAAGAAGAGATAGACGGCTTAGTAGCAGCAGTGAAAAAAGCAAAAATGATGCTTTCATAA
- a CDS encoding helix-turn-helix domain-containing protein yields MKANKKLTSFDDHLNEQYGEIGSESRTKFEEEFEAFKIGVLIQEARKRQHLTQQQLADKAGTTKNYISRIENNASDIRLSTLMRIIHEGLGGSLKLSLEI; encoded by the coding sequence ATGAAAGCAAATAAAAAACTAACTTCATTTGATGACCATCTAAACGAGCAATATGGCGAAATTGGAAGCGAGTCTAGGACAAAGTTTGAAGAAGAATTTGAAGCTTTTAAAATTGGGGTTCTAATTCAAGAGGCTCGTAAAAGACAGCATTTAACTCAACAGCAACTAGCGGACAAGGCTGGGACTACCAAAAATTATATTTCGAGAATTGAAAATAACGCCAGTGACATTCGCCTTTCTACATTAATGCGTATTATTCACGAAGGTCTTGGCGGTAGTCTAAAGCTATCATTAGAAATTTAA
- a CDS encoding type II toxin-antitoxin system RelE/ParE family toxin, whose translation MSDFNRKIGFYENHFMDFYKKQPLVVRNKIDWTLLFIKRTKVVPQKFLKHLTNTDGLWEVRVSAGKGIFRIFCFFDEGNLVVLLSGFQKKTQKTPKKEIKRAERLKKEYYESK comes from the coding sequence TTGAGTGATTTTAATAGAAAAATAGGTTTTTATGAAAACCATTTTATGGACTTTTACAAAAAGCAGCCGCTGGTAGTGAGAAATAAAATAGACTGGACGTTACTATTTATAAAAAGGACTAAAGTTGTACCTCAAAAATTTTTAAAGCATTTAACCAATACCGATGGCCTTTGGGAAGTGCGTGTTTCCGCAGGAAAAGGAATTTTTAGAATTTTCTGTTTTTTCGATGAAGGAAATCTTGTCGTTTTACTAAGTGGGTTTCAGAAGAAAACTCAGAAAACACCTAAAAAGGAAATTAAAAGAGCAGAAAGACTTAAAAAAGAATATTATGAAAGCAAATAA
- a CDS encoding leucine--tRNA ligase yields MKYNFNEIEAKWQKYWSKNQTFQANNNSDKPKYYVLDMFPYPSGAGLHVGHPLGYIASDIYARYKRHKGFNVLHPMGYDSFGLPAEQYAIQTGQHPAITTETNIKRYREQLDKIGFSFDWSREVRTSNPEYYKWTQWIFIQLFNSWYNNDTDKAENIKTLISKFEAEGNSAVNAVHDETVATFSAEEWKNFTSEEKQEILLKYRLTYLAETEVNWCPALGTVLANDEIVNGVSERGGHPVVRKKMKQWSMRISAYAERLLQGLEKVDWPEPLKEIQRNWIGKSVGASVDFKILSNDDVTSSAVEKSHSISVFTTRPDTIFGVSFMTLAPEHDLVSKITTPEQKEAVEAYIEATAKRSERERMADVKTISGVFTGAYAEHPFTKEPVPIWIGDYVLAGYGTGAVMAVPCGDQRDYDFAKHFGIDIPNIFEGVDISEEAFADKENTVIANSDFLNDLGYKEASKKAIEKLEEIGQGKGKTNYRLRDAVFSRQRYWGEPFPVYYVNGLPQMIDEKYLPIELPEVEKYLPTETGEPPLGNATEWAWDSVNNKVVSNDLCHAEPVEASQNGIYPLELNTMPGWAGSSWYFNRYMDAGNTEEFASQKALNYWEDVDLYIGGSEHATGHLLYARFWQKFLFDQGLLPVDEFAKKLINQGMILGESGYLYSITYQTFFEKENDRFSKGKIYFIPFDAINESGELRKSYKDILRKKNVENALLKSSNKSIGIENIIKEEYSVHRIPTPVSAIDKSNNLIVDSFIKWKYPNIDEKSIQEKIQNCISVDEHFKIQREVEKMSKSKYNVVNPDEICENYGADTLRMYEMFLGPLVQAKPWNTAGITGVHGFLKKLWKLYFEDNGLKVTDSEPSAESLKSLHKTIKKVEEDIENFSFNTSVSTFMICVNELTAQKCTSKAVLEPLAVLISPYAPHIAEELWSALGNSESIATAPFPEFEEKYLVESMKTYPISFNGKMRFTLDLPMDMSKDDIEKVVMEHAKTQAQLEGRTPKKIIIVPGKIVNIVG; encoded by the coding sequence ATGAAGTACAATTTCAATGAAATTGAAGCCAAATGGCAAAAATATTGGTCGAAAAACCAAACGTTTCAAGCAAATAATAATTCTGATAAACCTAAATATTATGTGTTGGACATGTTTCCTTATCCGTCTGGAGCAGGACTGCATGTAGGGCATCCGTTAGGGTATATTGCAAGTGATATTTATGCACGTTACAAACGTCATAAAGGCTTTAATGTGCTTCACCCGATGGGGTATGATAGTTTTGGATTGCCAGCAGAGCAATATGCCATTCAAACAGGGCAACATCCTGCTATTACTACGGAAACGAATATTAAGAGATACCGTGAGCAGCTGGATAAAATAGGATTTTCTTTTGATTGGAGTCGGGAAGTCCGCACATCCAATCCGGAATATTACAAATGGACGCAGTGGATTTTCATTCAGCTTTTCAATTCATGGTACAACAACGATACCGATAAAGCTGAAAATATTAAGACGCTTATTTCAAAATTTGAAGCCGAAGGGAATTCAGCAGTAAATGCCGTTCATGATGAAACGGTAGCTACTTTTTCTGCGGAAGAATGGAAAAATTTTACTTCCGAAGAAAAACAGGAAATATTACTTAAATACCGACTTACCTACTTGGCGGAGACGGAAGTGAATTGGTGCCCTGCTTTGGGTACTGTTTTAGCCAATGATGAAATTGTAAATGGTGTTTCCGAGCGTGGTGGCCATCCCGTTGTTCGTAAAAAAATGAAGCAATGGAGCATGCGTATTTCTGCTTATGCCGAGCGTTTGTTGCAAGGTTTGGAAAAAGTAGATTGGCCAGAGCCGCTAAAAGAAATTCAACGTAATTGGATAGGGAAGTCTGTTGGTGCTTCAGTTGATTTTAAAATTCTTTCAAATGATGATGTCACTTCGAGCGCAGTCGAGAAGTCACATTCCATTTCCGTTTTCACCACCCGTCCCGATACTATTTTCGGAGTTTCGTTTATGACACTTGCTCCAGAACACGATTTGGTAAGCAAAATAACTACTCCGGAACAAAAAGAAGCTGTTGAAGCCTATATTGAAGCCACTGCAAAACGCAGCGAGCGCGAACGTATGGCTGATGTTAAAACCATTAGCGGAGTGTTCACCGGTGCCTATGCCGAGCATCCTTTTACTAAAGAGCCTGTTCCTATTTGGATTGGCGATTATGTATTGGCTGGTTATGGAACGGGAGCCGTAATGGCCGTGCCTTGTGGTGACCAACGTGATTACGATTTTGCAAAACACTTTGGAATTGATATTCCTAATATTTTTGAAGGTGTTGACATAAGCGAAGAAGCTTTTGCCGATAAAGAAAATACGGTGATTGCCAACAGTGATTTCTTAAACGATTTAGGCTATAAAGAAGCTAGCAAAAAAGCCATTGAAAAATTAGAAGAAATAGGTCAAGGTAAAGGAAAAACAAACTACCGACTTCGCGATGCCGTTTTTTCGAGACAACGCTATTGGGGGGAACCGTTTCCAGTATATTACGTAAACGGACTCCCACAAATGATCGATGAAAAATATTTGCCTATTGAATTGCCGGAAGTGGAAAAATATCTTCCCACAGAAACCGGCGAACCACCACTAGGCAATGCAACTGAATGGGCGTGGGATTCGGTAAACAATAAAGTCGTTTCTAATGACCTTTGTCATGCTGAGCCTGTCGAAGCATCACAAAATGGCATTTATCCTCTCGAACTCAACACCATGCCAGGTTGGGCAGGAAGTTCTTGGTATTTTAATCGCTATATGGATGCTGGAAATACCGAAGAATTTGCCTCTCAGAAAGCTTTAAACTATTGGGAAGATGTAGATCTCTATATTGGAGGAAGTGAACACGCCACCGGACATTTACTGTATGCCCGTTTTTGGCAAAAGTTTTTATTCGACCAAGGATTGCTTCCCGTTGATGAATTTGCTAAAAAACTCATCAATCAAGGGATGATTTTGGGAGAAAGTGGCTATTTATACTCTATTACCTATCAGACCTTCTTCGAAAAAGAAAACGATCGTTTTAGTAAAGGAAAAATCTATTTTATCCCTTTTGATGCTATTAATGAGAGTGGTGAGCTCAGAAAATCATATAAAGATATTTTACGAAAAAAGAATGTTGAAAATGCTTTGCTAAAATCTAGTAACAAATCTATAGGCATTGAAAATATAATAAAAGAAGAATACTCAGTCCATAGAATCCCTACTCCCGTTTCTGCAATTGATAAGTCAAACAATTTAATTGTTGATTCATTCATTAAATGGAAATATCCAAATATAGATGAAAAATCAATTCAAGAAAAAATTCAGAATTGTATCTCTGTGGATGAGCATTTTAAAATTCAACGGGAAGTCGAAAAAATGTCGAAGTCGAAATACAACGTGGTAAATCCGGATGAAATTTGTGAGAATTACGGCGCTGACACACTTCGAATGTATGAAATGTTCCTTGGTCCGTTAGTGCAAGCCAAACCTTGGAATACAGCCGGAATTACCGGAGTTCATGGTTTTCTTAAAAAACTATGGAAATTGTATTTTGAGGATAACGGACTAAAAGTTACCGATAGCGAACCTTCCGCAGAGAGTTTAAAGAGTTTGCACAAAACCATTAAAAAAGTTGAAGAAGATATCGAGAATTTCTCGTTTAATACATCGGTTTCCACTTTTATGATTTGCGTTAACGAACTCACCGCACAAAAGTGTACCAGTAAAGCTGTTTTGGAGCCATTAGCGGTCCTTATTTCACCTTATGCTCCACATATTGCAGAAGAGCTGTGGAGTGCATTAGGAAACAGCGAATCGATTGCTACTGCTCCTTTTCCAGAGTTTGAAGAAAAATATTTGGTGGAGAGCATGAAAACCTATCCAATATCTTTTAATGGGAAAATGCGTTTTACGCTTGATTTACCTATGGATATGAGCAAAGATGATATTGAAAAAGTGGTTATGGAACATGCCAAAACCCAAGCACAATTGGAAGGAAGAACTCCGAAGAAAATAATTATTGTTCCCGGAAAAATTGTAAATATTGTTGGGTAA
- the ald gene encoding alanine dehydrogenase yields the protein MKIGVPKEIKNNENRVGMTPAGVFELVKNNHVVFVQTSAGEGSGFSDEDYTAVGATIVNSINEVYAQSDMIVKVKEPIEEEYNLVRENQIVFTYFHFASSEKLTRAMLNSNSICIAYETVEDTDGSLPLLTPMSEVAGRMAIQQGAKYLEKPIKGRGVLLGGVPGVPPGKVLILGAGTVGIQAAKMAAGLGAHVTILDINMKRLRHVNDIMPSHVVTEFSNEYNIRKHIKTHDLIIGGVLIPGAKAPSLITRDMLKEMHPGTVIVDVAVDQGGCIETTKATTHENPTYIIDDVVHYCVANMPGAVPYTSTVALTNVTLPYVLKLANLGWEKACGLDLSLQKGLNVVKGTIQYEGIAEAFGWEVSYS from the coding sequence ATGAAAATTGGGGTGCCTAAAGAAATTAAAAATAACGAAAACCGCGTGGGAATGACACCTGCCGGTGTCTTCGAATTGGTAAAAAACAATCATGTTGTTTTTGTTCAAACTTCAGCAGGGGAAGGAAGTGGTTTTTCAGATGAAGATTATACTGCTGTTGGTGCAACCATAGTAAATTCTATAAACGAGGTATACGCACAAAGCGATATGATTGTAAAAGTAAAAGAGCCTATTGAAGAAGAATACAATTTAGTTAGGGAAAATCAAATCGTTTTTACTTATTTTCATTTTGCTTCAAGTGAAAAACTAACAAGAGCAATGCTTAACAGCAATTCAATTTGCATTGCTTATGAAACAGTCGAAGACACTGATGGGAGTTTGCCTTTGCTCACGCCGATGTCTGAAGTTGCTGGAAGAATGGCAATTCAACAGGGAGCAAAATATTTGGAGAAACCCATCAAAGGGAGAGGGGTGCTTTTAGGCGGGGTTCCTGGTGTTCCTCCTGGCAAAGTCTTAATCTTAGGAGCTGGAACTGTTGGAATACAAGCAGCAAAAATGGCAGCAGGTTTAGGGGCACACGTCACCATCCTAGATATTAACATGAAGCGTTTACGACATGTAAATGACATTATGCCAAGCCACGTTGTTACTGAATTTTCCAACGAATACAACATCAGAAAACATATAAAAACACATGACCTTATCATCGGTGGGGTGTTAATTCCTGGTGCCAAAGCTCCGAGTTTAATTACCCGTGATATGCTTAAAGAGATGCATCCTGGCACAGTAATCGTTGATGTGGCGGTAGATCAAGGTGGATGTATAGAAACCACCAAAGCAACTACACACGAAAACCCCACATATATTATAGATGATGTGGTACATTACTGCGTAGCAAATATGCCGGGAGCTGTGCCCTACACTTCTACGGTAGCGCTTACGAATGTAACGCTTCCGTATGTATTAAAACTTGCCAATTTGGGTTGGGAAAAAGCATGTGGTTTAGATTTATCACTTCAAAAAGGACTTAACGTTGTAAAAGGAACTATTCAATACGAAGGCATTGCGGAGGCCTTCGGATGGGAAGTTAGCTATTCATAA
- a CDS encoding zinc metallopeptidase, translating to MGIGYWILIGAIGLLSMYVSSKLKSKFKHYSKVHLRNGMSGAEIARKMLEDNGIFDVDVISTPGMLTDHYNPAKKTVNLSEGVYNQRNAAAAAVAAHECGHAVQHAKGYEWLQMRSKLVPVVSVASGMSVWVIFGGLVLGATSGLGYTVAVIGLIMFAMGTLFSFVTLPVEYDASNRALAWLKNKNMLAPDEYKGAEDSLKWAARTYVVAAVGSLATLLYFAMQVFGGRD from the coding sequence ATGGGAATAGGATATTGGATTTTAATTGGCGCTATCGGACTTTTAAGTATGTACGTAAGTTCGAAACTGAAAAGCAAATTTAAGCATTACTCCAAAGTTCATTTAAGAAATGGAATGAGCGGGGCTGAAATAGCACGTAAAATGTTGGAAGATAATGGCATTTTTGATGTAGATGTAATTTCTACGCCAGGAATGTTGACAGACCATTACAACCCTGCCAAGAAAACCGTAAACCTTAGCGAAGGTGTTTACAACCAACGCAATGCCGCCGCTGCAGCTGTTGCTGCCCACGAATGTGGACATGCTGTGCAGCATGCCAAAGGGTATGAATGGTTGCAAATGCGCTCTAAACTGGTGCCCGTTGTAAGTGTGGCTTCCGGAATGTCGGTTTGGGTAATCTTTGGTGGTTTGGTATTAGGTGCTACTTCTGGTTTGGGTTATACGGTGGCGGTAATCGGACTTATTATGTTTGCCATGGGAACGTTATTCAGTTTTGTAACTCTTCCTGTGGAATACGATGCCAGTAACCGTGCATTGGCTTGGCTAAAAAATAAAAACATGCTCGCCCCTGATGAGTACAAAGGCGCAGAAGATTCTTTGAAATGGGCTGCTCGAACGTATGTAGTAGCTGCAGTAGGTTCTTTGGCTACACTCTTGTACTTTGCGATGCAAGTTTTTGGAGGGCGTGATTAG
- a CDS encoding Lrp/AsnC ligand binding domain-containing protein: MKFTNEIVEIDGIDKEILRNLMEDARKPILEIARKIGISGAAIHQRLRKLENSGLISGSKFVINPRLLGYHTMAFIGIYLDKAMRNPEAVKQLKEIPEVLECHYTTGNWSILIKILCKDNEHLMNVLNHKIQSIEGVSRTETFISLNQQIERQISI, translated from the coding sequence ATGAAATTCACTAACGAAATAGTAGAAATAGACGGTATCGACAAAGAAATCCTAAGAAATTTGATGGAAGATGCCCGAAAGCCCATTTTAGAAATAGCGCGAAAAATTGGAATCTCCGGCGCAGCAATTCATCAACGCTTGCGAAAATTAGAAAACTCCGGACTCATATCAGGCTCTAAATTTGTTATAAATCCGCGTTTATTAGGCTATCACACCATGGCATTTATTGGTATTTACTTAGATAAAGCCATGCGAAACCCCGAGGCGGTAAAACAGTTAAAAGAAATCCCCGAAGTGCTGGAATGTCATTATACCACTGGAAATTGGTCCATCCTGATTAAAATACTTTGTAAAGACAATGAACATTTAATGAATGTTTTGAATCACAAAATACAATCGATAGAGGGTGTTTCCCGTACAGAAACATTTATTTCACTAAACCAACAGATTGAACGACAAATAAGTATATAA
- a CDS encoding esterase-like activity of phytase family protein, with translation MKVYNLFLFIVLAAIYSCSSTKNKPTADTKMVFLDEYIFPNKIMLNNTEIGGLSGIDSHEDKYVLVCDDSKNPRFYMADVQINDTAIDTVVFQKVVEFILDDPFMETTFLDLEAVLYRQSANELLFSSEGNIKDKRDPSLFKTTADGSFVNSYAIPSYFYAESEQGPRHNGTFEGLARSFNNDGFWAATELPLKKDGEEPKTTETYSPVRITYYNWENENPQRQFIYQLDKIDKRPKGDFAVNGVSEIFMISAEKMLVLERSYSSGWGKKANGLKIYEINVTNAENSLEKENLSEEKIKPIEKKLVFDLASLRKKLPSKSIDNIEGICFGPTLENGHKTVLLISDNNFNQLDPQVNQFLLFEILE, from the coding sequence ATGAAAGTTTATAATCTTTTTCTTTTCATAGTTCTTGCCGCTATTTACAGCTGTTCTTCTACTAAAAACAAGCCCACTGCGGATACTAAAATGGTGTTTTTGGACGAATACATTTTTCCGAATAAAATAATGCTAAACAACACCGAAATTGGAGGACTTTCGGGCATCGATTCTCATGAAGACAAGTATGTTTTGGTTTGTGATGATTCTAAAAACCCGAGGTTTTACATGGCCGACGTTCAAATAAATGATACCGCAATAGACACCGTTGTTTTTCAAAAGGTTGTTGAATTCATTCTGGACGATCCTTTTATGGAAACGACCTTTTTAGACTTGGAAGCGGTTTTATATAGGCAAAGTGCTAACGAACTTTTATTTTCTTCGGAAGGGAACATTAAAGACAAAAGAGACCCATCCTTGTTTAAAACTACTGCCGACGGAAGTTTTGTAAACAGTTACGCCATACCATCTTATTTTTATGCGGAAAGCGAACAGGGGCCAAGGCACAACGGCACGTTTGAAGGGTTAGCACGAAGTTTTAATAACGACGGATTTTGGGCAGCTACAGAACTCCCTTTGAAAAAGGATGGGGAAGAACCCAAAACAACTGAAACGTATTCGCCAGTCCGAATTACCTATTACAATTGGGAAAACGAAAATCCGCAAAGGCAATTTATATATCAGTTGGATAAAATTGATAAGCGTCCAAAAGGCGATTTTGCCGTAAACGGAGTCTCGGAAATTTTTATGATTTCTGCTGAAAAAATGTTGGTTTTAGAGCGATCGTATTCTTCCGGTTGGGGTAAAAAGGCAAACGGACTCAAAATATATGAAATCAATGTAACCAATGCTGAAAATTCTCTAGAAAAGGAAAATCTTTCCGAAGAAAAAATAAAACCTATTGAAAAGAAATTGGTATTCGATTTAGCATCGCTCCGCAAAAAATTGCCTTCAAAAAGTATTGATAATATTGAAGGAATTTGTTTCGGACCAACATTAGAAAATGGTCATAAAACGGTGTTGCTTATTTCGGATAATAACTTTAACCAACTTGATCCACAAGTAAACCAATTTTTGTTGTTTGAAATTCTGGAGTAG